Within the Hypericibacter adhaerens genome, the region ATAACCCCCATGGCGACACGCCCGGCGAGCCGATCGACGCCAGCGCCCCGCCAGCGCGCGCCATCGGCCTGCTCGAGATGTCGGATGGCGGCCTCTGCTCGGCCTCGGTGGTGGCCGAGGATGTGATCCTGACCGCCGCCCATTGCCTGTTCGACGAGGACCATCAGAGCGTGATCGCCGAGCGCTTCAGCGCCGGCTACGACCAGGGGCAGTTCGTGGCCACCGCCCAGATCACCGATGTCTATGTGCCGCCCGAGTTCGATCACCGGCGCTTTCTCGAGACCAACGAGATCGACGGCTATGACTGGGCCCTGCTGCGCCTCGATCGCGGCGTCGGCCATGAGACCGGCATCCTGCCGATCCGCGTGCTCGACAGCGACCAGCTCGAGGCCATGATCGACCAGAGCGGCCCCGCCATGATGCAGATCGGCTATGGCAACGAGCGCAGCGACCATCCGGTGGCGCGGCGCGACTGTCATCTGTCGATGGTGTGGAAGGACAACACCTATGCCCATCACTGCGGCACCGTCCCCGGCGATTCCGGCTCGCCCGACCTGCTCTTCGAGAACGACGCCTATGCCATCATCGGCATCGAATCCGCCGAGGTGGACTATAAGGAGCTGAAGGGCGCCGACATGGCCGTCTCCAGCGGCGCCTTCGCCGCGGCCCTGCCGGAATTCCTGGCCCGCCCGCGGCCTTCGACCAGCGTGGCGGAGGCGCCGGCCAAGCAGGGCCAGGTGACGGGACGGTCCTCGCCATGAGGCGCCCCGTGCCACATTTTGTCCCGATTGCGCGGGCAGGCTGCTTCGCGCGAGATTTCCGATCCGGCCTCGTCCCGGCAGGCACGTCGCCGGCAATCGTTCCTGGAGGTTCGATGCTGCGTTCCGCTTCGTGGCGTTCCGCGTGGCCGTGTCCGGCTCGGCTGCATTCGGCTTTGAAGGCGGCCGGCTTGGCGCTGTTCCTGGCCGGCCTGGCGCCGCTCTGCCCGCCGGCGCTCGCCTTCGACGCACCCAAGGGCAGCCGGCTCGACAGCGCGCTCTACAAGCCCTCGGCGGAGCTGCTGAAGTCGCTGCTCAACGACGAGCATGTCCAGAGCAAGATCGACCACGAGGGCGATCTCGAGGTCACCTTCCACGGCAACGACGTCGCCTTCGAAGGCTGGATCGTGCTCGACAAGCTCGATGACGGGAAGATCTGGAACCTGCGCTTCACGGCGCCGGTGCCCGCCTCCGAGGTCCAGGGCATGGACCAGGACAGCCTGATGCTCTTCGCCAACAACTGGAACCGCGACGAGATCGCGATCAAGCTCTATGTCGACGACGAGGGCGTGCTGCAGACGGAGCACGACCTGGCCGCGCAGTTCGGCCTCAACCCGCAGGAGTTCCAGGAGAACGGCATCCGCCTCTATGAGAGCGCACTGGCGCGCCTCGTCGATCACCTGGCCGAAGCGCGTGGCGGCGGTTCCGGCGCCGACAACGGTTCGAGCGGATCGAGCAATGGCAGCAGCGGTGGGAGCGGAAGCAGCAGCAACAGCACCCCGCCGCCCGGCAACGGCAACGAGCAGCCGCAGAAGAGCACGGCCCAGCCCGATCAAGGCGAGGGGATCTAGCGGCGC harbors:
- a CDS encoding YbjN domain-containing protein, coding for MRPTAFTAGLLALLVGAALWTAGPALAFRPPNDSRVEAPVYRVSAGLIQSLLADEGIVSKIDHEGDVGLSFRADNGDLPGWIVLDRVDDREIWNLRFTAPIPADRTGDRDRGALLRFANDWNRDEIALKLYLDEEGQLEAEHNLAVQYGINPDEFRENGIKLYQDSLARLLEALASPGGGGQASGSAPTQEEADNPHGDTPGEPIDASAPPARAIGLLEMSDGGLCSASVVAEDVILTAAHCLFDEDHQSVIAERFSAGYDQGQFVATAQITDVYVPPEFDHRRFLETNEIDGYDWALLRLDRGVGHETGILPIRVLDSDQLEAMIDQSGPAMMQIGYGNERSDHPVARRDCHLSMVWKDNTYAHHCGTVPGDSGSPDLLFENDAYAIIGIESAEVDYKELKGADMAVSSGAFAAALPEFLARPRPSTSVAEAPAKQGQVTGRSSP
- a CDS encoding type III secretion system chaperone family protein gives rise to the protein MALFLAGLAPLCPPALAFDAPKGSRLDSALYKPSAELLKSLLNDEHVQSKIDHEGDLEVTFHGNDVAFEGWIVLDKLDDGKIWNLRFTAPVPASEVQGMDQDSLMLFANNWNRDEIAIKLYVDDEGVLQTEHDLAAQFGLNPQEFQENGIRLYESALARLVDHLAEARGGGSGADNGSSGSSNGSSGGSGSSSNSTPPPGNGNEQPQKSTAQPDQGEGI